In Microbacterium foliorum, the following proteins share a genomic window:
- a CDS encoding glycoside hydrolase family 13 protein — protein sequence MAQLEQIAAPGSEWWRTAVIYQIYPRSFADASGDGIGDLPGITSRLDSLKELGVDAIWLSPFMTSPQRDAGYDVADYRDVDPLFGTLDDFDTMLNAAHTRGIRVVVDLVPNHSSAQHAWFQEALKAAPGSPERARYIFRDGKGKNGELPPNNWESVFGGGMWERVTEADGTPGQWYLHIFDPTQPDFDWNNEEVREEFRSILRFWLDRGVDGFRVDVAHGMIKAEGLPDYTPPADADSMGGGEANVPYWGQDGVHDIYRDWHKVLAEYDGDRALCGEAWMPTLKQTALWVRPDEMHQTFNFPYLMTEWDAKALGAVIRESLDAFGAVGAPSTWVLSNHDVVRHASRLALTAENPQGEGIGPNTPHKPDTAIGLARARAATTVMLALPGSAYLYQGEELGLPEAMEIPDAFRQDPTWFRTNGERYGRDGCRVPLPWEADAPAFGFNETGASWLPQPADWASYSRDVEEVDPASTLALYKRLLAGRREYGFGSGSLVWEDAGADAVAFRRGDVHVLANLGTEPIPLPADAFVILQSQLFDGGAVPVDTAVWYTTA from the coding sequence ATGGCACAGCTTGAGCAGATCGCAGCCCCCGGTTCCGAGTGGTGGCGCACCGCGGTCATCTACCAGATCTACCCCCGTTCTTTCGCCGACGCCTCTGGCGACGGCATCGGCGACCTGCCCGGCATCACCAGCCGACTCGACTCCCTGAAGGAGCTCGGCGTCGACGCGATCTGGCTGAGCCCGTTCATGACGAGCCCGCAGCGCGACGCGGGTTATGACGTGGCCGACTACCGCGACGTCGACCCGCTCTTCGGCACGCTCGATGACTTCGACACCATGCTCAACGCGGCGCACACGCGCGGCATCCGCGTGGTCGTCGATCTGGTCCCGAACCACTCGTCCGCTCAGCACGCCTGGTTCCAGGAGGCGCTGAAGGCAGCCCCCGGCAGCCCCGAGCGCGCGCGGTACATCTTCCGCGACGGCAAGGGCAAGAACGGCGAACTCCCCCCGAACAACTGGGAGTCCGTCTTCGGCGGCGGCATGTGGGAGCGCGTCACCGAGGCCGACGGCACGCCGGGCCAGTGGTACCTGCACATCTTCGACCCGACGCAGCCCGACTTCGACTGGAACAACGAAGAGGTGCGCGAGGAGTTCCGCTCGATCCTGCGCTTCTGGCTCGACCGCGGCGTCGACGGCTTCCGCGTCGACGTGGCTCACGGCATGATCAAGGCCGAGGGCCTGCCCGACTACACCCCGCCGGCCGACGCCGACTCGATGGGCGGCGGCGAGGCGAACGTGCCGTACTGGGGTCAGGACGGCGTGCACGACATCTACCGCGACTGGCACAAGGTGCTCGCCGAATACGACGGCGACCGCGCGCTGTGCGGCGAGGCCTGGATGCCGACGCTGAAGCAGACCGCTCTGTGGGTGCGCCCCGACGAGATGCACCAGACGTTCAACTTCCCGTACCTGATGACCGAGTGGGACGCGAAGGCTCTCGGCGCCGTGATCCGCGAATCCCTCGACGCGTTCGGCGCGGTCGGTGCTCCGAGCACCTGGGTCCTGTCGAACCACGACGTCGTGCGCCACGCGTCGCGTCTCGCGCTCACCGCCGAGAACCCGCAGGGTGAGGGCATCGGCCCGAACACCCCGCACAAGCCCGACACCGCCATCGGCCTCGCCCGCGCCCGCGCGGCGACGACCGTGATGCTCGCTCTCCCCGGGTCGGCCTACCTGTACCAGGGCGAGGAGCTCGGTCTGCCGGAGGCGATGGAGATCCCCGACGCGTTCCGCCAGGACCCGACGTGGTTCCGCACCAACGGCGAGCGCTACGGACGAGACGGATGCCGCGTGCCGCTGCCGTGGGAGGCGGATGCTCCGGCGTTCGGCTTCAACGAGACCGGCGCGTCGTGGCTGCCCCAGCCGGCCGACTGGGCTTCGTACTCGCGCGATGTCGAAGAGGTCGACCCGGCCTCGACGCTCGCGCTCTACAAGCGCCTGCTCGCCGGACGCCGCGAGTACGGCTTCGGCAGCGGCTCGCTGGTGTGGGAGGACGCAGGAGCGGATGCGGTCGCATTCCGCCGCGGCGACGTGCACGTGCTCGCCAACCTGGGCACCGAGCCGATCCCGCTGCCCGCAGACGCGTTCGTGATCCTGCAGAGCCAGCTGTTCGACGGCGGCGCTGTGCCGGTCGACACGGCTGTCTGGTACACCACGGCGTAA
- a CDS encoding DUF1761 domain-containing protein has protein sequence MVPEINYWAVLLATASSMIVGTIWYSPKVFGTRWSKLANVDMDRPGSSATMAIITTVFVSFATAWVLAGASAIAWHFYDGSFFWAAVVTGVLLWAGFTAARFITHDAFEGRPTALTTMNIAHELVTIVVMALIIGVWPPALG, from the coding sequence ATGGTTCCCGAGATCAACTATTGGGCCGTTCTGCTCGCGACCGCTTCGAGCATGATCGTCGGCACGATCTGGTACTCCCCGAAGGTGTTCGGCACGCGCTGGTCGAAGCTCGCGAACGTCGACATGGACCGGCCGGGTTCGAGCGCGACGATGGCGATCATCACCACCGTGTTCGTGAGCTTCGCGACGGCCTGGGTGCTGGCCGGAGCATCCGCCATCGCCTGGCACTTCTACGACGGGTCGTTCTTCTGGGCCGCGGTCGTGACGGGTGTGTTGCTGTGGGCCGGATTCACCGCAGCCCGGTTCATCACGCACGATGCGTTCGAGGGGCGCCCGACCGCGCTGACCACCATGAACATCGCTCACGAGCTCGTGACGATCGTGGTCATGGCGCTGATCATCGGGGTCTGGCCGCCGGCGCTCGGCTGA
- the purQ gene encoding phosphoribosylformylglycinamidine synthase subunit PurQ, producing MTTRIGVITFPGSLDDRDAQRAVRIAGAEPVALWHGSHDLESVDALVLPGGFSYGDYLRAGAIAALSPIMSEVKDAAAMGMPILGICNGFQMLVEAHLLPGGLIRNDHQHFVRRDQKLVVENSDTAWTNRFRTGQEITIPLKNADGGYIADEETLDRLEGEGLVAFRYAGVNPNGSLRDIAGLTNEAGNVVGLMPHPEHATEAGFGPDTSAAMRSGLDGLDFFTSAVAAVARVAA from the coding sequence GTGACCACGCGCATCGGCGTCATCACCTTCCCCGGCTCGCTCGACGACCGCGACGCGCAGCGCGCCGTCCGCATCGCCGGCGCCGAGCCCGTCGCCCTCTGGCACGGTTCGCACGACCTCGAGAGCGTCGACGCCCTCGTGCTGCCGGGCGGCTTCAGCTACGGCGACTATCTGCGCGCCGGAGCGATCGCCGCACTGTCGCCGATCATGAGCGAGGTCAAGGACGCGGCCGCCATGGGCATGCCGATCCTCGGCATCTGCAACGGCTTCCAGATGCTCGTCGAGGCGCACCTGCTGCCCGGCGGCCTGATCCGCAACGACCACCAGCACTTCGTGCGTCGCGACCAGAAGCTCGTCGTCGAGAACTCCGACACGGCCTGGACCAACCGGTTCCGCACCGGCCAGGAGATCACGATCCCCCTGAAGAACGCCGACGGCGGCTACATCGCCGACGAAGAGACGCTCGACCGTCTCGAGGGCGAGGGCCTCGTGGCGTTCCGCTATGCGGGTGTCAACCCCAACGGATCGCTGCGCGACATCGCCGGACTCACCAACGAGGCGGGCAACGTCGTGGGGCTCATGCCGCACCCCGAGCACGCCACCGAGGCCGGTTTCGGACCCGACACCTCGGCCGCGATGCGCTCGGGCCTCGACGGACTCGACTTCTTCACGAGCGCAGTCGCCGCGGTCGCCCGCGTCGCCGCGTAA
- the purS gene encoding phosphoribosylformylglycinamidine synthase subunit PurS, with the protein MPTIVVDVMPKPELLDPQGKAVSGAFSRLGVEGFTDVRIGKRFELTVEGEVTDEILAEARRLADEVLSNSVIEDVVGIEVAE; encoded by the coding sequence ATGCCCACCATCGTCGTCGATGTCATGCCCAAGCCCGAACTGCTCGACCCGCAGGGGAAGGCCGTCTCCGGCGCATTCTCCCGCCTGGGCGTCGAGGGCTTCACCGATGTCCGCATCGGCAAGCGCTTCGAGCTCACCGTCGAGGGCGAGGTCACCGACGAGATCCTCGCCGAGGCCCGTCGCCTCGCCGACGAGGTGCTCTCCAACTCTGTGATCGAAGACGTCGTGGGCATCGAGGTCGCCGAGTGA
- a CDS encoding adenine phosphoribosyltransferase yields MPDTELSPALVRAESLIRSIPDYPEAGIIFRDITPLLADAEALQATTDAIIAPFAGQFDVVAGIEARGFILAGAAAIAAGVGLIPIRKAGKLPRPAASVDYALEYGTATIEMHDDLPAGSRVLLIDDVLATGGTLAAGRELVERLGSHVIGISVLFEIDGLGGREAIGDLHTVFHA; encoded by the coding sequence GTGCCCGACACCGAACTCTCCCCCGCCCTCGTCCGCGCCGAATCACTGATCCGCAGCATCCCGGACTACCCGGAGGCGGGGATCATCTTCCGCGACATCACGCCACTGCTCGCCGACGCCGAGGCCCTCCAGGCGACGACCGACGCGATCATCGCGCCGTTCGCGGGGCAGTTCGACGTGGTCGCGGGCATCGAGGCACGAGGCTTCATCCTCGCCGGAGCCGCCGCGATCGCCGCAGGCGTGGGACTCATCCCGATCCGCAAGGCCGGCAAGCTGCCCCGCCCCGCGGCATCCGTCGACTACGCCCTCGAATACGGCACCGCGACGATCGAGATGCACGACGACCTGCCCGCCGGATCGCGCGTGCTGCTGATCGACGACGTGCTCGCCACGGGCGGCACGCTCGCCGCCGGACGTGAGCTCGTGGAGCGCCTCGGCAGCCACGTCATCGGCATCTCGGTGCTGTTCGAGATCGACGGCCTGGGCGGCCGCGAGGCCATCGGCGACCTGCACACGGTCTTCCACGCCTGA
- a CDS encoding ABC transporter substrate-binding protein, whose product MNTRARKRILTTAAVASVSALALAGCASSDSGDSATGDEKVTLTVTTFGTFGYDDLYDEYEKANPNVTIEATNIDTGGNARTDAFTKIAAGSGLSDVVAIEEGWLGAIMDVSDTFVDLRDYGIEDRKADWVDWKYGQATDAEGRVIGYGTDIGPSGICYNGAAFEAAGLPSDRESVAELLNGDWENYFAVGADYTAKTGKAWYDHSGFVWNAMVNQLDEGYYTSDGELNVEDNAELKERFELLGTATEGGQSAAQTAWDWNGGKSFVDGTFATFVCPGWMLGVVQGQVEAGGGDAATGWDFADVFPGGAANWGGAFLSIPESSEHKEAAADLADWLTQPEQQVKQSAAAGNFPSTVEAQETLSAEATPNAFFNDAPTGAILAERAKGVVAQFKGADDSVIQENVFGPALSGLDRGETDTQGAWDAAVKLLDELVD is encoded by the coding sequence GTGAACACACGTGCCCGCAAGCGGATCCTGACGACAGCAGCCGTCGCATCCGTCTCCGCCCTGGCCCTCGCCGGCTGCGCCTCTTCCGACTCGGGTGACAGCGCCACCGGTGACGAGAAGGTCACGCTGACCGTCACCACGTTCGGCACCTTCGGATACGACGACCTCTACGACGAGTACGAGAAGGCGAACCCGAACGTCACGATCGAGGCGACCAACATCGACACCGGCGGCAACGCCCGCACCGACGCGTTCACGAAGATCGCCGCAGGCTCGGGTCTCAGCGACGTCGTCGCGATCGAAGAGGGCTGGCTCGGCGCCATCATGGACGTCTCCGACACCTTCGTCGACCTGCGTGACTACGGCATCGAAGACCGCAAGGCCGACTGGGTCGACTGGAAGTACGGACAGGCGACGGATGCCGAGGGCCGTGTGATCGGCTACGGCACCGATATCGGTCCGAGCGGCATCTGCTACAACGGCGCAGCTTTCGAGGCGGCCGGACTCCCGAGCGACCGCGAGTCGGTGGCCGAGCTGCTGAACGGCGATTGGGAGAACTACTTCGCGGTCGGCGCCGACTACACGGCGAAGACCGGCAAGGCCTGGTACGACCACTCCGGCTTCGTCTGGAACGCCATGGTCAACCAGCTCGACGAGGGGTACTACACCTCCGACGGCGAGCTGAACGTCGAGGACAACGCCGAGCTCAAGGAGCGCTTCGAACTGCTCGGCACCGCGACCGAGGGTGGCCAGTCCGCCGCCCAGACCGCGTGGGACTGGAACGGCGGCAAGTCGTTCGTCGACGGCACCTTCGCCACGTTCGTCTGCCCCGGATGGATGCTCGGAGTCGTGCAGGGCCAGGTCGAGGCCGGCGGCGGCGATGCTGCGACCGGCTGGGACTTCGCCGACGTGTTCCCCGGCGGCGCAGCCAACTGGGGTGGCGCCTTCCTGTCGATCCCCGAGAGCTCCGAGCACAAGGAAGCCGCGGCCGACCTGGCCGACTGGCTGACGCAGCCCGAGCAGCAGGTCAAGCAGTCCGCAGCCGCGGGCAACTTCCCCTCCACAGTCGAGGCGCAGGAGACGCTCTCTGCGGAGGCGACGCCGAACGCGTTCTTCAACGACGCTCCCACCGGTGCCATCCTCGCCGAGCGTGCGAAGGGCGTCGTGGCGCAGTTCAAGGGCGCCGATGACTCGGTGATCCAGGAGAACGTCTTCGGTCCGGCCCTCAGCGGCCTCGACCGCGGCGAGACCGACACCCAGGGCGCCTGGGATGCCGCGGTCAAGCTCCTGGACGAGCTGGTCGACTGA